Proteins encoded by one window of Ictidomys tridecemlineatus isolate mIctTri1 chromosome 7, mIctTri1.hap1, whole genome shotgun sequence:
- the Rbm44 gene encoding RNA-binding protein 44 isoform X3: protein MKNVEPLRRDKCFLIHVGGLCPSVSEADLRSHFQKYQVFEISIYDSSTNYRYASLAFKKNSDAKMAVKEMNGMEINGKSVNVRLVKTPGEYTSPLASKNGNKVGLNNLEKNTNKEMNASCISKLPRTRPRQLESEQDSEFSPSDQKGVKKNCKQIESAHLLPETPIQFIPPNTLNLRSFTKIMKRLAELHPDVSRDHIIDALQEVRVNHKGFLNGLSISTIVEMTSSVLKNSASS, encoded by the exons ATGAAGAATGTTGAACCCTTAAGAAGagataaatgttttctgataCATGTTGGTGGTCTCTGCCCTTCGGTGTCTGAG gctGATTTAAGGTCTCATTTCCAGAAGTACCAAGtttttgaaatttcaatttaTGATTCTTCTACTAATTACAG atatgcatctcttgcttttaaaaaaaacagtgatgCAAAGATGGCTGTGAAAGAAATGAATGGAatggaaataaatggaaaatcagTAAATGTGAGGCTTGTTAAAACTCCTGGAGAATATACATCACCACTTGCCTCCAAAAATGGGAATAAAGTTGGTTTGAATAATTTGGAGAAAAACACCAACAAAGAAATGAATGCCTCCTGCATTTCTAAATTGCCCAGAACTAGGCCAAGGCAGCTGGAATCTGAGCAAGACAGTGAGTTTTCCCCGTCGGACCAGAAG GGTGTTAAGAAGAATTGTAAACAGATTGAATCTGCTCATTTATTACCTGAGACACCTATTCAATTTATACCTCCAAATACATTGAACCTTCGTAGTTTTACCAAGATCATGAAGAGACTGGCTGAACTGCATCCAGATGTCAGCAG AGACCATATTATAGATGCTCTTCAAGAAGTAAGAGTAAATCATAAAGGTTTCCTGAATGGCTTATCCATTAGTACTATTGTGGAAATGACTTCATCTGTTCTGAAAAACTCTGCTTCCAGTTAG